A stretch of the Verrucomicrobiota bacterium genome encodes the following:
- a CDS encoding FAD-dependent oxidoreductase, with product MKTDFLVIGSGIAGLNFALLAAAHGRVVLVTKKEIMESNTNQAQGGIAAVMAPPDSFDSHVADTLRTGCGLCDERAVRMLARRAPSEIRRLLSFGVGFNREHGTLSLTREGGHSERRIVFAGDATGREIERALVFNARHTPSITVLENHFAIDLEVHNGRCVGAHVLDVLGERTLAIGARVVVLASGGAGQLYTITSNPEIATGDGQAMAWRAGAVLEDMEFVQFHPTTFNRRGRPHSLISEAVRGEGAILKDARGRPFMKHYHTMADLAPRDIVSRAVFAQMEKGPVFLDISFKDAGYIKSRFPTIYARCLEFGIDMT from the coding sequence GCACGGCCGCGTCGTGCTCGTCACGAAGAAAGAGATCATGGAGTCGAACACGAACCAGGCGCAAGGCGGCATCGCCGCCGTGATGGCGCCGCCCGACTCGTTCGACTCGCACGTGGCCGATACGTTGCGGACCGGCTGCGGGCTGTGCGACGAGCGCGCCGTGCGGATGCTCGCCCGCCGCGCGCCCAGCGAGATCAGGCGCCTCCTCTCCTTCGGTGTCGGCTTCAACCGCGAGCACGGCACGCTCTCGCTTACCCGCGAGGGCGGCCACAGCGAGCGGCGCATCGTGTTCGCCGGCGACGCCACGGGCCGCGAGATCGAGCGCGCGCTCGTGTTCAACGCGCGCCACACGCCGAGCATCACCGTGCTCGAGAATCACTTCGCCATTGACCTCGAAGTGCACAACGGCCGGTGCGTTGGCGCCCACGTGCTCGACGTGCTCGGCGAACGGACGCTGGCCATCGGCGCCCGAGTCGTCGTGCTCGCCAGCGGCGGGGCGGGACAGCTCTACACGATCACGTCGAACCCCGAGATCGCCACGGGCGACGGCCAAGCCATGGCGTGGCGCGCCGGCGCGGTGCTCGAGGACATGGAGTTTGTCCAGTTCCACCCGACGACGTTCAACCGCCGCGGCCGCCCGCATTCGCTCATCTCGGAAGCCGTGCGCGGCGAGGGCGCCATCCTCAAGGACGCCCGCGGCCGCCCGTTTATGAAGCACTACCACACGATGGCCGACCTCGCGCCGCGCGACATCGTCTCGCGCGCGGTCTTCGCGCAGATGGAGAAGGGCCCCGTCTTCCTCGATATCAGCTTCAAGGACGCCGGCTACATCAAGAGCCGCTTCCCGACGATCTATGCGCGCTGCCTCGAGTTCGGCATCGACATGAC